One genomic region from Amycolatopsis sp. FBCC-B4732 encodes:
- a CDS encoding DUF998 domain-containing protein translates to MTTATRSPQSTLVHSYLFLRRAIGLIGLALPFVLIFGKQLVQGGDLIGSLSGYYYTDVRDVFVGSMCAAGVFLLAYYGHDFADNVVSSVAGLGAIGLALFPTTPDHDVTAWDRTSGVLHLVFAAVFFLALAYFCLRLFPHDGEQSPGTGIVYRVCGAVILAALALIALTSWLRLLPGWHPALWLESAAVWAFGVAWLVKGRTMTPR, encoded by the coding sequence ATGACCACGGCGACCCGATCCCCGCAAAGCACCCTCGTCCACTCGTACCTGTTCCTGCGGCGGGCCATCGGGCTCATCGGCCTGGCCCTCCCGTTCGTCCTCATCTTCGGCAAGCAGCTCGTCCAGGGCGGTGACCTGATCGGCTCCCTCAGCGGCTACTACTACACCGACGTCCGCGACGTCTTCGTCGGCTCGATGTGCGCGGCCGGGGTGTTCCTGCTCGCCTACTACGGCCACGACTTCGCCGACAACGTCGTCAGCAGCGTCGCCGGTCTCGGGGCGATCGGGCTCGCGTTGTTCCCGACCACCCCGGACCACGACGTGACGGCCTGGGACCGGACGTCGGGTGTGCTGCACCTCGTGTTCGCCGCGGTGTTCTTCCTCGCGCTGGCCTACTTCTGCCTGCGCCTGTTCCCCCACGACGGCGAGCAGTCCCCGGGCACCGGGATCGTCTACCGCGTCTGCGGCGCGGTGATCCTGGCCGCGCTGGCGCTGATCGCGCTGACCAGCTGGCTGCGGCTGCTGCCCGGCTGGCACCCGGCACTGTGGCTGGAGAGCGCGGCGGTGTGGGCCTTCGGCGTCGCCTGGCTCGTGAAGGGGCGGACGATGACGCCCCGATGA
- a CDS encoding thiolase family protein, whose amino-acid sequence MRNVAFVEGVRTPFGKAGDKGIYAGTRADDLVVNAIRELLRRHPELPPERVDEVAIAATTQIGDQGLTIGRTAALLAGLPKSVPGFAIDRMCAGAMTAVTTAASGIGFGAYDIAIAGGVEHMGRHPMGEGVDPNPRIIADKLVDPTALVMGQTAENLHDRFPAITKQRTDAYAARSQERYAEAVKTGKIGPELVPVATRSKELGWGLATEDEPPRPGTTLETLAGLKTPFRPHGRITAGNAAGLNDGATASLLADEDTARELGLPVAMRLVGYSFAGVEPEVMGIGPVPATEKLFKRTGLSIDDIGLFEINEAFAVQVLAFLDHFGIDDEDPRVNQWGGAIACGHPLASSGVRLMTQLARQFAERPDVQYGMTTMCIGIGMGGTVIWENPAFEGAK is encoded by the coding sequence GTGCGAAACGTCGCCTTCGTCGAGGGGGTACGGACCCCCTTCGGCAAGGCCGGCGACAAGGGCATCTACGCCGGGACGCGGGCGGACGACCTCGTCGTCAACGCCATCCGCGAGCTGCTGCGGCGGCACCCCGAACTGCCGCCCGAGCGCGTCGACGAGGTGGCCATCGCCGCCACCACCCAGATCGGCGACCAGGGCCTGACCATCGGCCGGACCGCCGCGCTGCTCGCCGGGCTGCCGAAGTCCGTGCCGGGCTTCGCCATCGACCGCATGTGCGCCGGCGCGATGACCGCCGTCACCACCGCCGCTTCCGGCATCGGCTTCGGTGCCTACGACATCGCCATCGCCGGTGGCGTCGAGCACATGGGCCGCCACCCGATGGGTGAAGGCGTCGACCCGAACCCGCGGATCATCGCCGACAAGCTCGTCGACCCGACCGCGCTCGTCATGGGCCAGACCGCCGAGAACCTGCACGACCGCTTCCCGGCGATCACCAAGCAGCGCACCGACGCCTACGCCGCGCGCAGCCAGGAGCGCTACGCCGAAGCCGTCAAGACCGGCAAGATCGGCCCCGAGCTGGTTCCGGTCGCCACCCGCTCCAAGGAGCTGGGCTGGGGCCTGGCCACCGAGGACGAGCCGCCGCGGCCCGGCACCACGCTGGAAACCCTCGCCGGGCTGAAGACGCCGTTCCGCCCGCACGGCCGGATCACCGCGGGCAACGCGGCCGGCCTCAACGACGGTGCCACCGCCTCGCTCCTCGCCGACGAGGACACCGCCCGCGAGCTGGGCCTGCCGGTCGCCATGCGGCTGGTCGGCTACTCCTTCGCCGGGGTCGAGCCGGAGGTCATGGGCATCGGCCCGGTGCCGGCCACCGAGAAGCTGTTCAAGCGCACCGGTCTCTCCATCGACGACATCGGCCTGTTCGAGATCAACGAGGCCTTTGCCGTGCAGGTGCTGGCCTTCCTCGACCACTTCGGCATCGACGACGAAGACCCGCGCGTGAACCAGTGGGGCGGCGCCATCGCGTGCGGCCACCCGCTGGCTTCCTCCGGCGTCCGGCTCATGACGCAGCTGGCCCGCCAGTTCGCCGAGCGGCCCGACGTGCAGTACGGCATGACCACGATGTGCATCGGCATCGGCATGGGCGGCACCGTGATCTGGGAGAACCCGGCCTTCGAGGGGGCGAAGTAA
- a CDS encoding 3-hydroxyacyl-CoA dehydrogenase NAD-binding domain-containing protein, translated as MTFTAEEAKAAFPDEVVTNAVTRLVKVPGLAKPVALITLDNGHDHTRPNTFGPQGLVSLNSALDKAFEAEPAAIAVTGKPFIFAVGADLSGVESVSDPKLAREIAQTGHDVFRRLTETKIPTFGFINGAVMGGGLELALSCHYRTLSENTAAIAFPEVFLGLFPGWGGTQLLPNLIGADAAVTVIIENALAQNKMLNVKQTAELGIVDAVFGSADYLEQSLLWLAKVVNGEITPARREIDRGSGWDAAIARAKSIVDGRTHGASPGAAKAVELLELARENDLDRGYAAETDGLAELLMSDVLRAGLYSFNLVNKRAKRPAGAPDKNLARKVNKVGIVGAGLMASQLALLFVRRLKVPVVLTDVDQERVDKGVGYVHAEIDKLLGKKRVSPDGANRLKALVSGSLDKAAFADADFVIEAVFEELGVKQQVFAELEQHVKPEAILATNTSSLSITAMASKLQHPERVVGFHFFNPVAVLPLLEIVRGEQTDDASLATAFSVGKQLKKSSVLVKDASAFVVNRLLLRFLGEVLVTVDEGTPFEVADSALEPLGLPMTPLTLMQLVGPAIALHVGETLHEAFPDRFTVSDNLAKFVKAGKKGVWVWDAQGNQSADPEVVELWTQGDKPSTSEQVRDRALSAIAEEIRIMLDEGVVAEAQDIDLCLILGAGWPFWNGGITPYLDRSGVSERVNGKPFLAPGVASVPAG; from the coding sequence ATGACTTTCACCGCTGAAGAAGCGAAGGCCGCGTTCCCGGACGAGGTCGTCACGAACGCCGTCACGCGGCTGGTCAAGGTGCCCGGGCTCGCCAAGCCCGTCGCGCTGATCACCCTCGACAACGGCCACGACCACACCCGGCCGAACACGTTCGGCCCGCAGGGGCTCGTGTCGCTGAACTCCGCGCTGGACAAGGCTTTCGAGGCCGAGCCGGCCGCGATCGCCGTCACCGGCAAGCCGTTCATCTTCGCCGTCGGCGCCGACCTCTCGGGCGTCGAGTCCGTGAGCGACCCGAAGCTGGCGCGCGAGATCGCCCAGACCGGGCACGACGTGTTCCGCCGCCTCACCGAAACGAAGATCCCGACGTTCGGGTTCATCAACGGCGCGGTCATGGGCGGCGGCCTCGAGCTGGCGCTGTCCTGCCACTACCGGACGCTGTCGGAGAACACCGCCGCGATCGCGTTCCCCGAGGTCTTCCTCGGCCTGTTCCCGGGCTGGGGCGGCACGCAGCTGCTGCCGAACCTCATCGGCGCGGACGCCGCCGTCACGGTGATCATCGAGAACGCCCTGGCGCAGAACAAGATGCTGAACGTCAAGCAGACGGCCGAGCTCGGCATCGTCGACGCGGTCTTCGGCTCGGCCGACTACCTCGAGCAGTCGCTGCTGTGGCTGGCCAAGGTCGTCAACGGCGAGATCACCCCGGCCCGCCGGGAGATCGACCGCGGTTCCGGCTGGGACGCCGCGATCGCCCGCGCCAAGTCCATTGTGGACGGCCGGACGCACGGTGCCTCGCCGGGCGCGGCCAAGGCCGTCGAGCTGCTGGAGCTGGCCCGCGAGAACGATCTCGACCGCGGGTACGCGGCCGAGACCGACGGCCTCGCCGAGCTGCTCATGTCCGACGTCCTGCGCGCCGGGCTGTACTCGTTCAACCTGGTCAACAAGCGCGCCAAGCGCCCGGCCGGCGCGCCGGACAAGAACCTGGCCCGCAAGGTGAACAAGGTCGGCATCGTCGGCGCCGGCCTGATGGCCAGCCAGCTCGCGCTGCTGTTCGTGCGCCGTCTGAAGGTGCCGGTCGTGCTGACCGACGTCGACCAGGAGCGCGTCGACAAGGGTGTCGGCTACGTCCACGCCGAGATCGACAAGCTCCTGGGCAAGAAGCGCGTCTCCCCGGACGGCGCGAACCGGCTCAAGGCGCTGGTCTCCGGCTCGCTCGACAAGGCCGCCTTCGCCGACGCCGACTTCGTCATCGAAGCCGTCTTCGAGGAGCTGGGCGTCAAGCAGCAGGTGTTCGCCGAGCTGGAGCAGCACGTCAAGCCCGAGGCGATCCTGGCGACGAACACCTCGTCGCTGTCGATCACCGCGATGGCGTCGAAGCTGCAGCACCCCGAGCGCGTGGTCGGCTTCCACTTCTTCAACCCGGTCGCCGTGCTGCCGCTGCTGGAGATCGTCCGCGGCGAGCAGACCGACGACGCGTCGCTGGCGACCGCGTTCTCGGTCGGCAAGCAGCTCAAGAAGTCCAGCGTGCTGGTGAAGGACGCGTCGGCGTTCGTCGTCAACCGGCTCCTGCTGCGCTTCCTCGGCGAGGTGCTGGTCACCGTCGACGAGGGCACGCCGTTCGAGGTCGCCGACTCCGCGCTCGAGCCGCTGGGCCTGCCGATGACGCCGCTGACGCTGATGCAGCTCGTCGGCCCGGCCATCGCGCTGCACGTCGGCGAGACGCTGCACGAGGCGTTCCCGGACCGGTTCACCGTGTCCGACAACCTCGCGAAGTTCGTCAAGGCGGGCAAGAAGGGCGTCTGGGTCTGGGATGCCCAGGGCAACCAGTCCGCCGACCCCGAGGTCGTCGAGCTGTGGACGCAGGGCGACAAGCCGTCCACTTCGGAGCAGGTGCGTGACCGGGCGCTGTCCGCGATCGCCGAGGAGATCCGGATCATGCTCGACGAGGGCGTGGTCGCCGAGGCGCAGGACATCGACCTGTGCCTGATCCTCGGCGCGGGCTGGCCGTTCTGGAACGGCGGCATCACGCCGTACCTGGACCGCTCCGGCGTGTCCGAGCGCGTGAACGGCAAGCCGTTCCTCGCCCCGGGCGTGGCCTCGGTTCCGGCCGGCTAG
- a CDS encoding twin-arginine translocation signal domain-containing protein: protein MTTDRRRFLKGAGLAAAAAGIPLPDPDVDLSRLCGRYQWLVGDHHTHSQYSYDAMYRIDQIAHGGRAHGADWIVFTDHGHAEHEKVSVEPTEADFLAARRKYPDLLLWHGMEWNVPGAEHATVFFQAGDRQAAKLREFERTFDWRLTNSEASSPANEALALRALRWLADEERAKRIHAPVVLINHPLRNGRVAPHELRAYRDAAPHIVIGMEGAPGAQADGFPKPLGNGGARGGYANSAGANSWPGFPPEAYRTYGGWDWSTAKVGGLWDSLLAEGKPWWITTNSDSHYNRGDTLIRPPVADDWYDTHGKYPDPVDSGVPQLVPPYADFYPGEFSRTHVGVTRRSLEGVLEGLRAGRIWLSHGGLVQSLEVGAYGGGSAATLGGRLRVRRGSDVTVVVSARLASRPNGGGSIPRLARLDVVAGPVTGPVRDPDTMTAPGTRVVESFEPRWAPGRQVVFRHTFRTVRAPFYARIRGSNGDAEPTPDVLGQANPFDDLWLYANPIFVDVR from the coding sequence GTGACCACCGACAGACGCCGGTTCCTCAAGGGTGCCGGGCTCGCGGCCGCCGCCGCGGGCATCCCCCTCCCCGATCCCGACGTCGACCTGAGCCGGCTGTGCGGCCGCTACCAGTGGCTGGTGGGCGACCACCACACGCACAGCCAGTACTCCTACGACGCGATGTACCGGATCGACCAGATCGCGCACGGCGGGCGCGCGCACGGCGCCGACTGGATCGTCTTCACCGACCACGGCCACGCCGAGCACGAGAAGGTGTCGGTCGAGCCGACCGAGGCGGACTTCCTCGCCGCCCGGCGCAAGTACCCGGACCTGCTGCTGTGGCACGGCATGGAGTGGAACGTCCCGGGCGCCGAGCACGCGACGGTGTTCTTCCAGGCCGGCGACCGGCAAGCCGCGAAACTGCGCGAGTTCGAGCGAACCTTCGACTGGCGGCTGACGAACTCCGAGGCGTCGAGCCCGGCGAACGAGGCACTCGCATTGCGCGCGTTGCGCTGGCTCGCCGACGAAGAGCGCGCAAAACGCATCCACGCGCCGGTCGTGCTGATCAACCACCCGCTGCGCAACGGCCGCGTCGCCCCGCACGAGCTGCGGGCCTACCGCGACGCCGCTCCGCACATCGTGATCGGCATGGAGGGCGCACCCGGCGCACAGGCCGACGGCTTCCCGAAGCCGCTCGGCAACGGCGGCGCGCGCGGCGGCTACGCCAACAGCGCGGGCGCGAACTCGTGGCCGGGCTTCCCGCCGGAGGCGTACCGGACGTACGGCGGCTGGGACTGGTCGACGGCGAAGGTCGGCGGGCTCTGGGACTCGCTGCTCGCCGAGGGCAAGCCGTGGTGGATCACCACCAACTCCGACTCGCACTACAACCGCGGCGACACGCTGATCCGCCCGCCGGTGGCGGACGACTGGTACGACACGCACGGCAAGTACCCCGACCCGGTCGACAGCGGCGTCCCGCAGCTGGTCCCGCCGTACGCGGACTTCTACCCGGGCGAATTCAGCCGCACGCACGTCGGCGTCACGCGGCGCAGCCTCGAAGGCGTGCTGGAGGGCCTGCGCGCGGGCCGGATCTGGCTCTCGCACGGCGGCCTGGTCCAGTCCCTCGAGGTCGGCGCGTACGGCGGCGGCTCGGCGGCGACACTGGGCGGCCGCCTGCGGGTCCGGCGCGGTTCGGACGTGACGGTCGTGGTCTCCGCGCGGCTCGCGTCCCGCCCGAACGGCGGCGGCTCGATCCCGCGCCTGGCCCGGCTGGACGTGGTCGCCGGCCCGGTCACCGGCCCGGTGCGCGACCCGGACACGATGACGGCGCCGGGCACGCGGGTGGTGGAGTCGTTCGAGCCGCGCTGGGCGCCCGGCCGGCAGGTCGTCTTCCGGCACACGTTCCGCACCGTGCGTGCGCCGTTCTACGCGCGGATCCGGGGATCGAACGGCGATGCCGAGCCCACGCCGGACGTCCTCGGGCAGGCGAACCCGTTCGACGACCTGTGGCTGTACGCGAACCCGATCTTCGTGGACGTGCGTTAG
- a CDS encoding cell wall metabolism sensor histidine kinase WalK: MNLLGTRSLRVRITLLATVLVAAVSLLLLWLAWTLVRDSLDTVPQMPPGSTVVVDGVTVDASTLADHLRVHARDRMLLFGSIAFLLVVAAAAILAWTFTSRVLLPLREITGTARRLSVESLGERIGGVRPRDELAVLAETFDDMLDRLQAAFDAQRHFVANASHELRTPLSVIRTELDVTLADDDADVAELRRMGGVVRDATERAGQLVNSLLLLARTDGAGLGVREPVDLAVVVDRAWRAVHREAEHRGIQAAFTTPSAPAFGDPALLERIAGNLLENAVRHNVEGGWLEIVTQPGPQWSMLRVRSSGGLVDPATVAELFEPFRRAGVARTARNGAGLGLSIVRAAVQAHGGSVTAEPIVGGGLGVTVHLPVR, from the coding sequence GTGAACCTGCTGGGCACCCGCAGCCTCCGCGTCCGGATCACCCTGCTGGCGACCGTTCTCGTCGCCGCCGTCAGCCTGCTGCTGCTCTGGCTGGCCTGGACGCTCGTCCGGGATTCGCTCGACACCGTGCCGCAGATGCCGCCGGGCAGCACGGTGGTCGTCGACGGCGTCACGGTCGACGCCTCGACGCTCGCCGACCACCTGCGGGTGCACGCCCGCGACCGGATGCTGCTGTTCGGCTCGATCGCGTTCCTGCTCGTGGTCGCGGCCGCGGCGATCCTGGCCTGGACGTTCACCTCCCGCGTGCTGCTCCCGTTGCGCGAGATCACCGGCACCGCGCGGCGGCTGTCGGTCGAGTCGCTGGGGGAGCGGATCGGCGGGGTGCGCCCGCGTGACGAGCTGGCCGTGCTGGCCGAGACGTTCGACGACATGCTCGACCGGCTCCAGGCCGCGTTCGACGCGCAGCGCCACTTCGTCGCGAACGCGAGCCACGAGCTGCGGACGCCGTTGTCGGTGATCCGCACGGAACTCGACGTCACCCTCGCCGACGACGACGCCGACGTGGCCGAGCTGCGCCGGATGGGCGGGGTGGTCCGCGACGCGACCGAGCGCGCCGGGCAGCTGGTGAACTCGTTGCTGCTGCTGGCCCGCACGGACGGCGCCGGGCTCGGGGTGCGGGAACCGGTCGACCTGGCCGTCGTCGTCGACCGGGCCTGGCGCGCGGTGCACCGGGAAGCCGAGCACCGCGGCATCCAGGCCGCGTTCACCACCCCGTCGGCCCCGGCGTTCGGCGACCCGGCGCTGCTGGAGCGGATCGCGGGCAACCTGCTGGAGAACGCGGTCCGCCACAACGTCGAAGGCGGCTGGCTGGAGATCGTGACCCAGCCGGGCCCGCAGTGGTCGATGCTGCGGGTCCGTTCCTCGGGCGGCCTGGTGGACCCGGCGACGGTGGCGGAGCTGTTCGAGCCGTTCCGCCGCGCGGGCGTCGCCCGCACCGCCCGCAACGGCGCCGGCCTGGGCCTGTCCATCGTGCGGGCGGCGGTCCAGGCCCACGGCGGAAGCGTGACGGCGGAACCCATCGTGGGCGGCGGCCTCGGGGTGACCGTCCACCTGCCGGTGCGCTAA
- a CDS encoding response regulator transcription factor, with product MRVLVVEDEEPLADAIARGLRREGMAVDVALTGDDGHEKAAVTRYDVVLLDRDLPGMSGDELCREIVASGELTRVLMLTASSSVSDRVEGLSLGADDYLAKPFAFPELVARVRALGRRATPAAPPLLTAGDVELDPAKRTVRRASGPVELTRKEFGVLEVLLSAAGSVVSSEELLERVWDENADPFTTTVRVTVMTLRKKLGEPGIIETVVGSGYRVPEPGTPQRA from the coding sequence GTGCGAGTTTTGGTAGTCGAGGACGAAGAACCCCTGGCCGACGCGATCGCCCGTGGCCTGCGCCGCGAGGGCATGGCGGTGGACGTCGCGCTCACGGGTGACGACGGGCACGAGAAGGCCGCCGTCACGCGGTACGACGTCGTGTTGCTGGACCGGGACCTGCCCGGGATGTCCGGGGACGAGCTGTGCCGGGAGATCGTCGCGTCCGGGGAGCTGACCCGGGTGCTGATGCTCACCGCGAGCAGTTCGGTGTCCGACCGCGTCGAAGGGCTTTCCCTCGGCGCCGACGACTACCTCGCGAAGCCGTTCGCCTTCCCCGAGCTGGTCGCCCGCGTCCGGGCGCTCGGGCGCCGGGCCACCCCGGCCGCGCCGCCGCTGCTCACCGCCGGGGACGTCGAGCTGGACCCGGCCAAGCGGACCGTCCGCCGGGCCAGCGGGCCGGTCGAGCTGACGCGCAAGGAGTTCGGCGTCCTCGAGGTCCTGCTGTCGGCCGCCGGGTCGGTGGTCAGCAGCGAAGAGCTGCTCGAACGCGTGTGGGACGAGAACGCCGACCCGTTCACCACGACCGTCCGGGTCACCGTCATGACGCTGCGCAAGAAGCTCGGCGAGCCGGGGATCATCGAGACCGTCGTCGGTTCCGGGTACCGGGTGCCGGAACCCGGAACGCCGCAACGCGCGTGA
- a CDS encoding PucR family transcriptional regulator encodes MTSITDSVPTEVNVPLRDVVGNRELALHVVPETLRPGALDAPVRWAHVSELQDPAPYLVGGELILTAGVNLPDRVDRYVRGLRDAGVTALGFGLTPTVFETLPEPLRRACARYGLPLLVVPARTPFLAINRAVSVALTEAGQREQRRITAARETLTRAAGGGLGELTSSLAGQLRSWVALVGAGDVLASAHDAPTPLPLQVRELVATVRAGSGIRSATTEVDGGFVVVQPVYPQATASHLVVVGRPARFDGAERAILAVGAALLGLVGRAGSDAAGLGAAATGLLLGRTSPGGVARALLGSDVVRLVAGAAYRRGPGEVAQRPDWLRARLDTPLVSVRPGRFVAIVGSAPPLAVLEDLRAHGWLAAAGAPAPAGRLSESEVDSLLARARALGRPVVAGDSPLDLDALVDPGASRGFAERALEPLVALDRAGDRSLVPTLRTWLAHHGGWEPTAAELGVHRNSVRHRIAQVERALDVDLADPEVRMRLWFALRWLSPVTHSP; translated from the coding sequence ATGACCTCGATCACGGATTCGGTGCCCACCGAAGTGAATGTCCCGTTACGGGACGTGGTCGGCAACCGGGAGCTCGCGCTCCACGTCGTCCCCGAGACCCTGCGGCCGGGCGCGCTGGACGCGCCGGTGCGCTGGGCCCACGTCAGCGAGCTGCAGGACCCCGCGCCCTACCTGGTCGGCGGCGAGCTGATCCTCACCGCCGGGGTGAACCTGCCGGACCGGGTCGACCGGTACGTGCGCGGGCTGCGCGACGCCGGCGTGACGGCCCTGGGGTTCGGGCTCACCCCGACGGTCTTCGAGACGCTGCCGGAGCCGCTGCGCCGGGCCTGCGCGCGGTACGGGCTGCCACTGCTCGTGGTGCCTGCCCGGACGCCGTTCCTGGCGATCAACCGGGCGGTGTCGGTCGCGCTCACCGAGGCCGGGCAGCGCGAGCAGCGGCGGATCACGGCGGCCCGGGAGACGCTGACCCGCGCGGCGGGCGGCGGGCTGGGCGAGCTGACGTCGTCGCTGGCCGGCCAGCTGCGGTCGTGGGTCGCGCTGGTCGGCGCCGGGGATGTCCTGGCCTCGGCGCACGACGCGCCCACGCCGTTGCCGCTCCAGGTGCGGGAGCTGGTGGCGACCGTGCGGGCGGGCAGCGGGATCCGCAGCGCGACCACCGAGGTCGACGGCGGGTTCGTGGTGGTCCAGCCGGTGTACCCGCAGGCGACGGCGTCGCACCTGGTGGTGGTCGGCAGGCCCGCGCGCTTCGACGGCGCCGAGCGGGCGATCCTCGCGGTCGGCGCGGCCCTGCTCGGCCTGGTCGGGCGCGCCGGCTCGGACGCGGCCGGACTGGGCGCGGCGGCGACCGGCCTGCTGCTCGGCCGCACGTCCCCCGGCGGGGTGGCCCGTGCGCTGCTCGGCTCGGACGTCGTCCGGCTGGTCGCCGGGGCCGCGTACCGGCGGGGGCCCGGCGAGGTGGCCCAGCGGCCCGACTGGTTGCGCGCCCGGCTCGACACCCCGCTCGTTTCGGTGCGCCCCGGCCGGTTCGTGGCGATCGTGGGGTCCGCGCCGCCGCTCGCGGTGCTCGAAGACTTGCGCGCCCACGGCTGGCTGGCGGCGGCGGGCGCCCCGGCACCGGCGGGCCGGCTGTCCGAGAGTGAGGTCGACTCGCTGCTCGCGCGGGCCCGGGCACTGGGGCGCCCGGTCGTGGCGGGCGACTCGCCGCTCGACCTCGACGCGCTGGTGGACCCGGGCGCTTCCCGTGGCTTCGCCGAGCGGGCGCTGGAACCGCTGGTGGCCCTCGACCGGGCGGGGGACCGGTCGCTGGTGCCGACGCTGCGGACGTGGCTCGCCCACCACGGCGGCTGGGAGCCGACAGCGGCCGAGCTGGGCGTGCACCGCAACAGCGTCCGGCACCGGATCGCGCAGGTGGAGCGGGCGCTGGACGTGGACTTGGCGGACCCCGAGGTCCGGATGCGCCTGTGGTTCGCGCTGCGGTGGCTCTCACCGGTCACACACAGTCCTTAA
- a CDS encoding sodium:solute symporter has product MTGDYAVIALYIAGMLGVGWYGLKLAKTKSDYLVAGRRLGWFMYSGTMSAVVLGGASTVGGVKLGYTYGISGMWLVVSIGVGILVLHTLFARRLVKLKVYTVGEMLDLRYGGRTSAVSGVVMWGYTLMLTVTSTLAFATIFKVLFDLPNWAGIAVGGSIVVLYSVLGGMWSITLTDIAQFVIKTIGILAILLPVAISSAGGFSGMSEKLDASFFSFSSIGTDTIITYFVVYTFGLLIGQDIWQRVFTARTPGIATSGGITSGVYCLVYGLAGALIGTAAHALYPDLASAQDAFATIVERLLPTGVRGLVLAAALSAMMSTASGALIACSTTTTSDLLTKFGLKKGGEVSRNRLATLVLGLLAIGIAMVVDDVVNALTIAYDILVGGLLVAIVGALFWKRGTRQGAYASMVAGTISVVAFMIIDGVDANTPIYWGLGASLVVYLAVSFATPRTADSILSVWTRRLNGEETPTPTREQEPSSA; this is encoded by the coding sequence GTGACCGGCGACTACGCGGTGATCGCGTTGTACATCGCGGGCATGCTGGGGGTCGGCTGGTACGGCCTCAAGCTCGCGAAGACGAAGTCCGACTACCTGGTCGCCGGGCGGCGGCTGGGCTGGTTCATGTACTCCGGCACGATGTCGGCCGTCGTGCTCGGCGGCGCGTCCACCGTCGGCGGCGTGAAGCTCGGCTACACCTACGGCATCTCCGGCATGTGGCTGGTCGTCAGCATCGGCGTCGGCATCCTCGTGCTGCACACGCTGTTCGCGCGCCGGCTGGTGAAGCTCAAGGTCTACACCGTCGGCGAGATGCTCGACCTGCGCTACGGCGGCCGCACCAGCGCGGTGTCCGGCGTCGTGATGTGGGGCTACACGCTGATGCTGACGGTCACCTCGACGCTGGCCTTCGCGACCATCTTCAAGGTGCTCTTCGACCTGCCGAACTGGGCGGGCATCGCGGTCGGCGGCTCGATCGTCGTCCTCTACTCGGTGCTCGGCGGCATGTGGTCGATCACGCTCACCGACATCGCCCAGTTCGTCATCAAGACCATCGGCATCCTGGCGATCCTGCTGCCGGTCGCGATCAGCTCGGCCGGCGGCTTCAGCGGGATGAGCGAGAAGCTCGACGCGAGCTTCTTCAGCTTCAGCTCGATCGGCACCGACACGATCATCACCTACTTCGTCGTCTACACCTTCGGCCTGCTCATCGGCCAGGACATCTGGCAGCGCGTGTTCACCGCCCGCACCCCGGGGATCGCGACGTCCGGTGGCATCACCTCCGGCGTCTACTGCCTGGTCTACGGCCTGGCCGGCGCCCTGATCGGCACCGCGGCGCACGCGCTGTACCCGGACCTCGCCAGCGCGCAGGACGCCTTCGCGACGATCGTCGAGCGCCTGCTCCCGACCGGCGTCCGCGGCCTGGTGCTGGCCGCCGCGCTCTCGGCGATGATGTCGACGGCGAGCGGCGCGCTGATCGCCTGCTCCACCACCACGACGTCGGACCTGCTGACCAAGTTCGGGCTGAAGAAGGGCGGCGAGGTCAGCCGCAACCGGCTCGCCACGCTCGTGCTCGGCCTGCTCGCGATCGGCATCGCGATGGTCGTCGACGACGTCGTCAACGCGCTCACCATTGCCTACGACATCCTGGTCGGCGGCCTGCTGGTGGCGATCGTCGGCGCGCTGTTCTGGAAGCGCGGCACCCGCCAGGGCGCGTACGCGTCGATGGTGGCCGGCACGATCTCGGTCGTCGCGTTCATGATCATCGACGGCGTCGACGCCAACACCCCGATCTACTGGGGCCTCGGCGCGAGCCTGGTGGTGTACCTCGCCGTCAGCTTCGCCACGCCCCGCACGGCCGACTCGATCCTTTCCGTCTGGACCCGCCGACTCAACGGCGAAGAAACGCCCACCCCGACCCGGGAACAGGAGCCCAGCAGTGCCTAA